Proteins encoded in a region of the Dryobates pubescens isolate bDryPub1 chromosome 14, bDryPub1.pri, whole genome shotgun sequence genome:
- the ZNF706 gene encoding zinc finger protein 706, with translation MARGQQKIQSQQKNAKKQAEQKKKQGHDQKAAAKAALIYTCTVCRTQMPDPKTFKQHFESKHPKTPLPPELADVQA, from the exons ATGGCTCGTGGACAGCAGAAGATCCAGTCGCAGCAGAAGAACGCCAAAAAGCAAGCtgagcagaaaaagaaacaaggacatgatcagaaggctgcagccaaggctgccttGATATACACCTGCACTGTCTGTAGG ACACAAATGCCGGACCCCAAGACCTTCAAACAGCACTTTGAAAGCAAGCATCCTAAGACTCCACTTCCTCCAGAACTGGCTGATGTTCAGGCCTAA